From the genome of Halodesulfovibrio sp., one region includes:
- a CDS encoding flagellar motor protein MotB, protein MADPQKRGDSEPPAEEGLPLWMATFADLVTLLLCFFVLLLSFAQQDANKFKTLAGSVKNAFGIQVKRKTAIYAAFSPTKFERSDVKLKKDDQIILGMVLEVKSYMLDDPALQKVATVTSDSKGLVLRIPVNSFFAPGSAVMKPGSEQLLNGPIDVLKKHTVNMVVRGHTSNTQEGSSAYPTNWELSSARAAALLRAIMNKSGLSSTRLKAVGYADSRPLLPNTSEPNRALNNRMEFYIHRPEDKSW, encoded by the coding sequence ATGGCTGATCCGCAAAAACGTGGCGATAGTGAACCGCCTGCCGAAGAAGGGCTACCGTTATGGATGGCGACATTCGCTGATCTGGTAACACTGCTTTTATGCTTCTTTGTTCTTTTGCTGTCGTTTGCGCAGCAGGATGCAAACAAATTTAAAACTCTTGCCGGTTCAGTAAAAAACGCCTTTGGTATTCAAGTAAAACGAAAAACGGCAATTTATGCAGCTTTTTCACCGACAAAGTTTGAACGGTCAGATGTCAAATTAAAAAAAGATGACCAAATCATTCTTGGTATGGTGCTGGAAGTAAAAAGCTACATGCTAGATGATCCAGCGCTACAAAAAGTTGCAACTGTAACAAGTGACAGCAAAGGTCTGGTTCTCCGCATTCCTGTAAATAGTTTTTTTGCACCTGGCTCAGCAGTAATGAAACCAGGCAGCGAACAGCTTTTGAATGGACCAATTGATGTTCTCAAAAAACATACAGTAAATATGGTAGTACGTGGGCATACTTCCAATACGCAAGAAGGCTCAAGCGCCTACCCTACGAACTGGGAATTATCTTCAGCGCGAGCTGCCGCACTACTGCGTGCCATTATGAACAAGTCAGGTCTATCTTCAACACGACTAAAAGCAGTCGGCTATGCGGACTCACGCCCCCTACTTCCCAATACGAGCGAACCCAACAGGGCGCTTAACAACAGAATGGAATTCTATATCCATCGCCCTGAAGACAAAAGTTGGTAG
- a CDS encoding MotA/TolQ/ExbB proton channel family protein, with protein MDIATIIGLFGSLALIVGAIAVGGSPAGFVDVPSILVVFGGTIAVAFIMFPLGTVLGSMKVGMKAFFSKAPDPIDSIDIVIDLADRARKESLVALEKVNIENEFLKRGVLLVADGTEESLIRSVMEIEVDIMKKRHRTGQEVFKGMGNMAPAFGMIGTLIGLVRMLQALDDPSSIGPAMAVALLTTFYGAILANCIFLPLAKKLEERSNEEAMNMELMTEGVLSILNGEHPNIVREKLNSFLPPSKRQDR; from the coding sequence ATGGATATAGCAACTATAATCGGTCTTTTTGGCTCATTGGCTCTTATCGTCGGCGCTATCGCCGTTGGTGGTAGTCCTGCAGGGTTTGTTGATGTACCTTCAATTCTCGTTGTATTTGGTGGTACTATTGCTGTTGCATTCATCATGTTTCCACTGGGTACTGTACTTGGCTCAATGAAAGTTGGTATGAAAGCTTTTTTCTCCAAAGCACCCGACCCGATTGATTCCATCGACATTGTTATCGACCTTGCTGACCGCGCCCGTAAAGAGAGCCTTGTTGCACTTGAAAAAGTTAACATTGAAAATGAATTTTTAAAACGCGGAGTACTGTTGGTTGCCGACGGTACTGAAGAATCCCTTATCCGTTCAGTTATGGAAATTGAAGTGGATATTATGAAAAAACGCCACCGTACCGGTCAGGAAGTTTTTAAAGGGATGGGCAACATGGCTCCTGCTTTCGGAATGATCGGTACACTTATTGGTCTTGTTCGAATGCTTCAAGCGTTAGATGACCCTTCTTCAATTGGTCCTGCTATGGCGGTTGCGCTGCTCACTACGTTCTACGGTGCAATTTTAGCAAACTGTATCTTTCTTCCTCTTGCCAAAAAGCTGGAAGAACGTTCCAACGAAGAAGCTATGAATATGGAGCTCATGACTGAAGGTGTTCTGTCTATTTTAAATGGTGAGCACCCGAATATTGTGCGGGAAAAATTAAACTCATTCCTTCCGCCTTCAAAACGTCAGGATCGATAG
- a CDS encoding FapA family protein, translating into MKYYLRHYFDPFFDHTKLSPSTVSGGRVDHHCLGYVQNVISGQIIAELLPAPENTDSINPQFLMDSPALPVGPNTVVNPDNNFQLLASRNGYVFYHENLISVKKLLNIHGNVNFNTGNVIYVNDLCVEGIVRTGFELQARNILVKDIVEGAAIRSLDAFTAEKGIKGAKSCVIDAGSNIRAAFCENCELQAGNDIYIEGSALHTRMSLNGSLVVKERLQGGKVYANDMVYVGEQLGGGRNTPTSIIMGYPPVLMKKLEGIEKMVETVEERIAQLEKICAKSTLHRTENSSKLEFEEKRMRALRKEQKRIVTLMQKNAQLDLCRVVVPGVIRPGVEISIGGHYTKINDYLENVVVSLRDGELNFNSPATIKK; encoded by the coding sequence ATGAAGTATTACTTACGCCATTATTTCGATCCTTTTTTTGATCACACAAAACTCTCACCCTCTACGGTATCCGGTGGTCGTGTCGATCATCACTGCTTAGGATACGTGCAGAATGTTATTTCCGGACAAATAATCGCTGAGCTTCTGCCTGCGCCGGAAAACACTGATTCAATCAATCCACAGTTTCTAATGGATTCGCCCGCCCTTCCTGTAGGGCCCAACACGGTTGTGAATCCCGACAACAACTTTCAATTACTTGCATCCAGAAACGGCTATGTCTTTTACCATGAAAACCTTATTTCAGTAAAAAAACTGCTCAATATTCACGGCAATGTAAACTTCAACACTGGCAACGTAATTTACGTAAACGACCTTTGTGTGGAAGGAATTGTACGTACAGGCTTTGAACTGCAAGCGCGTAACATCCTAGTTAAAGACATTGTGGAAGGTGCGGCAATTCGTTCCTTAGATGCTTTTACAGCAGAAAAAGGCATCAAAGGCGCAAAGTCATGTGTCATTGACGCCGGTTCCAATATTCGCGCTGCATTCTGTGAAAATTGTGAGCTTCAGGCTGGCAATGACATTTATATCGAAGGCTCCGCATTGCATACCCGCATGTCACTCAACGGCTCTCTTGTCGTCAAAGAACGACTTCAAGGCGGTAAGGTTTACGCTAACGACATGGTGTATGTCGGAGAACAGCTTGGTGGTGGTAGAAATACACCAACGTCTATCATTATGGGCTATCCCCCAGTTCTGATGAAGAAGTTGGAAGGTATCGAGAAAATGGTCGAAACGGTTGAGGAACGTATTGCTCAGCTAGAAAAAATTTGTGCCAAAAGTACCTTGCACCGCACAGAAAACAGCTCAAAACTCGAATTTGAAGAAAAACGAATGCGCGCGTTGCGCAAAGAACAGAAGCGCATTGTCACCTTGATGCAGAAAAATGCTCAACTGGACCTATGCCGAGTTGTGGTACCGGGTGTTATCCGCCCCGGTGTCGAGATAAGCATCGGCGGTCATTACACAAAAATTAACGATTATCTGGAAAATGTTGTCGTCAGTTTACGAGACGGTGAACTGAACTTTAATTCCCCAGCGACTATTAAGAAGTAA
- a CDS encoding STAS domain-containing protein — protein MNPAKTFRLGSALVLQYNNDLTHELCQPFKEYLETLLTVEEYQHVVVNLSEMGAIDESGLHVLVHVNSRIRGHGKTLYILSPPRHFLEILQKKQLLRFFNLFRNEDDMLSSLSL, from the coding sequence ATGAATCCAGCGAAAACCTTTCGGCTAGGCTCTGCCTTAGTGCTTCAATACAACAACGACCTGACACATGAATTGTGCCAGCCTTTTAAGGAGTATTTAGAAACACTTTTGACTGTTGAAGAATATCAACATGTTGTAGTAAATTTATCCGAAATGGGTGCGATTGACGAGTCCGGCTTGCATGTACTTGTCCATGTGAACTCACGGATACGGGGTCATGGAAAAACGTTGTATATTCTTTCACCTCCGCGCCATTTTCTAGAGATTTTACAAAAAAAACAATTGTTACGTTTTTTTAATCTTTTTCGAAATGAGGACGATATGCTTTCTAGTCTTTCTCTCTAG
- the dtd gene encoding D-aminoacyl-tRNA deacylase, translating to MKLLLQRVKNGAVHIAGQPVASIDAGLVVLVGFGKNDTEEMPSSAVWDALLQKMIGLRIFSDKQGKMNLSLKDTGNSLLLVPQFTLYADCRRGRRPSFTSACPPAIASKLFDSFVEHCKAELPDLVQCGVFGADMDVSLTNWGPVTMMLSSEDFI from the coding sequence ATGAAATTATTATTACAACGAGTAAAAAACGGAGCTGTCCATATTGCTGGACAGCCCGTTGCATCCATTGATGCTGGGCTTGTAGTTCTTGTTGGTTTTGGAAAAAACGATACTGAAGAAATGCCTTCAAGTGCAGTATGGGATGCTTTACTGCAAAAGATGATTGGTCTCCGTATCTTTTCTGATAAACAAGGTAAAATGAATCTAAGCCTTAAAGACACAGGCAACAGCTTGTTGCTCGTGCCGCAATTTACACTTTACGCAGATTGCAGACGAGGGCGTAGACCGTCCTTTACGTCCGCATGCCCTCCTGCCATTGCTAGCAAACTGTTCGACTCTTTTGTGGAACACTGCAAAGCGGAACTGCCCGATCTGGTGCAATGCGGTGTTTTTGGCGCAGATATGGACGTATCCCTTACAAACTGGGGACCTGTCACAATGATGCTCTCCTCCGAAGACTTTATCTAG